One window from the genome of Dongia rigui encodes:
- a CDS encoding ABC transporter ATP-binding protein, which translates to MLTISRVHTFYGHIEALKGIDMEINQGEIVTLIGANGAGKSTLLMTICGTPRARSGRIVFEGKDIAQLPTYEIMRLGIAQSPEGRRIFPRMSVQENLRMGAITADPQYFEGDLERVFTIFPRLKERATQRGGTLSGGEQQMLAIARALMSRPRLLLLDEPSLGLAPIIVRQIFSTIKEINQQQGMTVFLVEQNANHALKLAHRGYVMVNGVITLSGTGQELLSNAEVRAAYLEGGH; encoded by the coding sequence ATGCTGACGATCTCCCGCGTTCACACCTTCTACGGCCATATCGAGGCGCTCAAAGGCATCGATATGGAAATCAACCAGGGCGAAATCGTGACGCTGATCGGTGCCAACGGTGCCGGCAAGTCGACCTTGCTGATGACGATCTGCGGCACGCCGCGGGCGCGGTCGGGCCGCATCGTCTTCGAGGGCAAGGACATCGCCCAGTTGCCGACCTACGAGATCATGCGTCTCGGCATTGCGCAGTCGCCGGAAGGGCGCCGCATCTTCCCGCGCATGAGCGTGCAGGAAAACTTACGCATGGGGGCGATCACCGCCGACCCGCAATATTTCGAGGGCGATCTCGAACGCGTCTTCACGATCTTCCCCCGCCTCAAGGAACGCGCCACCCAGCGCGGTGGCACGCTCTCCGGCGGCGAGCAGCAGATGCTGGCCATCGCCCGCGCGCTGATGAGCCGGCCGCGCCTGCTGCTGCTGGATGAACCGTCGCTGGGTCTTGCCCCGATCATCGTGCGGCAGATCTTCTCGACCATCAAAGAGATCAACCAGCAGCAGGGCATGACTGTCTTCCTGGTCGAGCAGAACGCCAATCACGCGCTGAAGCTCGCCCATCGCGGCTATGTCATGGTGAACGGTGTCATCACGCTGTCCGGCACTGGCCAGGAACTCCTGAGCAATGCCGAAGTTCGGGCGGCCTATCTGGAAGGGGGGCATTGA